In Rhodococcus rhodochrous, a single genomic region encodes these proteins:
- a CDS encoding MFS transporter yields the protein MSVEQARTDGPESSPSALRRVVGASMAGTVVEWYEFFLYGTAATLVFAKVFFPDGGNELDAIIAAFVTYAVGFVARPLGGIVFGHFGDRFGRKQLLQTSIIMVGVATFLMGCLPTFGAIGYWAPALLVTLRFVQGFAVGGEWGGAVLLVAEHSPNRSRGFWSSWPQAGVPMGNLLATIVLLVLTTTLPESAFLSWGWRVAFWLSAVIVLIGYYIRTKVTDAPIFLEAQQEADKLKETSFNVFEVLKRYPRGVFTAMGLRFAENVMYYLVVTFSITYLKIVVGADTSHILWWMLAAHAVHFAVIPMVGRLSDTLGRRPVYMIGAVTAGAWGFLAFPMMDTGNSAWIVSVIVIGLVFHSFMYAGQPAIMAEMFPTRMRYSGVSLGYQVTSIVAGSLAPIIAASLLSRFDSSVPISFYLLGSSLITIVAVIVARETKGISLRDIDAADAETVAQEKAAENAGVSA from the coding sequence ATGAGCGTCGAACAGGCACGAACGGATGGGCCGGAGAGCTCCCCGTCGGCATTGCGCAGGGTCGTCGGTGCGTCCATGGCGGGCACCGTCGTCGAGTGGTACGAGTTCTTCCTCTACGGCACCGCCGCCACCCTCGTCTTCGCCAAGGTCTTCTTCCCCGACGGCGGCAACGAACTCGACGCGATCATCGCGGCGTTCGTCACCTACGCCGTGGGCTTCGTCGCCCGGCCGCTCGGCGGGATCGTCTTCGGTCACTTCGGTGACCGGTTCGGACGCAAGCAGCTGCTGCAGACCAGCATCATCATGGTCGGCGTCGCGACCTTCCTCATGGGCTGCCTGCCGACCTTCGGTGCCATCGGATACTGGGCGCCGGCACTGCTCGTGACGCTCCGGTTCGTCCAGGGCTTCGCGGTCGGCGGCGAGTGGGGCGGCGCGGTGCTGCTGGTCGCAGAACACAGCCCCAACCGCTCCCGCGGGTTCTGGTCGTCGTGGCCGCAGGCCGGCGTGCCGATGGGCAATCTTCTCGCGACGATCGTCCTGCTCGTCCTCACCACCACGCTGCCCGAGTCGGCTTTCCTGTCGTGGGGCTGGCGAGTCGCGTTCTGGCTCTCGGCCGTCATCGTGCTGATCGGCTACTACATCCGCACCAAGGTCACCGACGCCCCGATCTTCCTCGAGGCGCAGCAGGAGGCCGACAAGCTCAAGGAGACGTCGTTCAACGTCTTCGAGGTGCTCAAGCGCTACCCGCGCGGCGTGTTCACGGCCATGGGCCTGCGGTTCGCCGAGAACGTCATGTACTACCTCGTCGTCACCTTCTCGATCACCTATCTGAAGATCGTCGTCGGTGCCGACACCAGTCACATCCTGTGGTGGATGCTCGCCGCCCACGCCGTGCACTTCGCGGTCATCCCGATGGTCGGACGGCTGTCGGACACGCTGGGACGCCGCCCCGTCTACATGATCGGTGCCGTCACCGCCGGTGCCTGGGGCTTCCTCGCCTTCCCGATGATGGACACCGGCAACAGCGCGTGGATCGTCTCCGTGATCGTCATCGGACTCGTCTTCCACTCGTTCATGTACGCCGGGCAGCCCGCGATCATGGCAGAGATGTTCCCGACCCGCATGCGCTACTCGGGTGTCTCGCTCGGCTACCAGGTCACCTCGATCGTCGCCGGGTCGCTCGCCCCGATCATCGCCGCGAGCCTCCTCAGCCGCTTCGATTCGTCGGTCCCGATCTCCTTCTACCTGCTCGGCTCGTCGCTGATCACGATCGTCGCGGTGATCGTGGCACGTGAGACGAAGGGCATCTCGCTGCGCGACATCGACGCCGCGGACGCGGAAACGGTCGCCCAGGAGAAGGCCGCCGAGAACGCCGGGGTCTCCGCATGA
- a CDS encoding 3-hydroxybutyrate dehydrogenase, with the protein MRARTALVTGGAGGIGAACARALAGQGVRVTVADVDEVAAKTLAHEIGGEAWGVDLLDTDGLAGLRLDVDILVNNAGIQVVRPVEDFALADFRRIQTLMVEAPFLLVKAALPGMYERGFGRIVNISSVHGLRASAFKVGYVTAKHGLEGFSKVVALEGGPRGVTSNCVNPGYVRTPLVEKQISEQARAHDIPEDRVLSDVLLTDQAVPRLVEPEEVASLVSWLASDEAGMVTGASYTMDGGWSAH; encoded by the coding sequence ATGAGGGCCCGCACCGCACTCGTGACCGGTGGAGCCGGCGGGATCGGGGCGGCCTGCGCTCGCGCCCTCGCCGGTCAGGGAGTCCGAGTGACCGTCGCCGACGTCGACGAGGTCGCCGCGAAGACGCTCGCCCACGAGATCGGAGGAGAGGCGTGGGGCGTCGACCTGCTCGACACCGACGGCCTCGCCGGTCTCCGCCTCGACGTCGACATCCTCGTCAACAACGCCGGCATCCAGGTCGTGCGGCCGGTGGAGGACTTCGCCCTCGCCGACTTCCGCCGCATCCAGACGCTCATGGTCGAGGCGCCCTTCCTGCTCGTGAAGGCCGCGCTGCCCGGCATGTACGAGCGGGGCTTCGGCCGGATCGTGAACATCTCGTCGGTCCACGGGCTGCGGGCGTCGGCCTTCAAGGTCGGGTACGTCACCGCCAAGCACGGCCTCGAGGGGTTCTCCAAGGTCGTCGCGCTCGAGGGTGGTCCCCGCGGTGTGACGAGCAACTGCGTCAATCCGGGTTACGTCCGTACCCCGCTGGTGGAGAAGCAGATCTCGGAACAGGCCCGTGCACACGACATCCCGGAGGATCGCGTGCTCTCGGATGTGCTGCTCACCGATCAGGCGGTGCCCCGGCTGGTCGAGCCGGAGGAGGTGGCCTCGCTCGTGTCGTGGCTGGCCTCCGACGAGGCCGGGATGGTCACCGGCGCGTCGTACACGATGGACGGCGGCTGGTCGGCCCACTGA
- a CDS encoding TetR/AcrR family transcriptional regulator yields the protein MRTRPYVTTSPTRLAAALLDVAARNGLDAASVREVANEAGVSIGAVQHHFPTKDEMLAYSFRTLSDRVLNRLTNVDPDIDPARTLFSALSQLLPLDEERGSEVHVMSAFAVRAVTSPTLSAVRTATLFTIRTGIARVLIRAGTPDPETRAALLLSAANGLALDAAASPDLYPREYLTHALHAQVQLVLDGADAH from the coding sequence ATGCGCACGCGCCCCTACGTCACCACCAGCCCCACAAGGCTCGCTGCGGCCCTGCTCGACGTGGCCGCACGCAACGGTCTCGACGCGGCGAGCGTCCGGGAGGTGGCCAACGAGGCAGGGGTCTCGATCGGGGCGGTGCAGCACCATTTCCCGACCAAGGACGAGATGCTCGCGTACTCGTTCCGCACCCTCTCGGACCGGGTGCTGAACCGGCTGACGAACGTCGATCCCGACATCGATCCGGCGCGCACCCTGTTCTCCGCGCTCAGCCAGCTGCTCCCGCTCGACGAGGAACGCGGCAGCGAGGTACACGTGATGTCGGCGTTCGCCGTGCGGGCGGTCACCTCCCCCACCCTGAGCGCCGTCCGCACCGCCACCCTGTTCACGATCCGGACGGGCATAGCGCGCGTATTGATCCGCGCGGGAACACCCGATCCGGAGACCCGGGCCGCCCTGCTGCTCTCGGCCGCGAACGGGCTCGCGCTCGACGCGGCGGCCAGCCCCGATCTGTACCCGCGCGAGTATCTGACCCACGCTCTGCACGCCCAGGTCCAGCTCGTCCTCGACGGCGCCGACGCGCACTGA